From Nycticebus coucang isolate mNycCou1 chromosome 6, mNycCou1.pri, whole genome shotgun sequence, the proteins below share one genomic window:
- the LOC128589175 gene encoding translationally-controlled tumor protein-like gives MIIYRDLISHDEMFSDIYKIQKIADGLCLEVEGKMISRTEGNIDDSLIGGNASAEGPEGEGTGSTVTTGVDIVMNHHLQETSFIIEAYKKYIKDYMKSIKGKLEEQRPERVKPFITGAAQQIKHILANFKNYQLFIGENMNPDGMVALLDFHEHGVTPYMIFFKDGLEMEKF, from the coding sequence ATGATTATCTACCGGGACCTCATCAGCCACGATGAGATGTTCTCCGACATTTACAAGATCCAAAAGATCGCAGATGGCCTATGCTTGGAGGTGGAGGGGAAGATGATCAGTAGGACAGAGGGTAACATTGATGACTCGCTCATTGGTGGAAATGCTTCCGCTGAAGGACCTGAGGGTGAAGGTACCGGAAGCACAGTTACCACTGGTGTTGATATTGTCATGAACCATCACTTGCAGGAAACTAGCTTCATAATAGAAGCCTACAAGAAGTACATTAAAGATTACATGAAGTCAATCAAAGGCAAACTTGAAGAACAGAGACCAGAAAGAGTAAAACCTTTTATCACAGGGGCTGCACAACAAATCAAGCACATCCTGGCTAATTTCAAAAACTACCAGCTCTTTATTGGTGAAAACATGAATCCAGATGGCATGGTTGCTCTCCTGGacttccatgagcatggtgtgaccccatatatgattttctttaaggatggtttagaaatggaaaaattctaa